A window of the Brassica napus cultivar Da-Ae chromosome C5, Da-Ae, whole genome shotgun sequence genome harbors these coding sequences:
- the LOC106427142 gene encoding LON peptidase N-terminal domain and RING finger protein 1, translating into MSHEESLPAFTLFGLDDVENYGLVSEADNSLPLDIHNQVFQLVEKGNQSFKDSRFEEAISNYSKAYSIKPLDPIVLSNRSAAYIRLGQYLKQRSASVSEYTPLNGFDMSILGELALKDADKLMNLQSSSVNSYTTKACALMLLERYELARDTILSGLQIDPFSYPLRSNLQELEKVMPTSMRKTHGKAERTDDFDCTVCLKLLYEPATTPCGHTFCRSCLFQSMDRGNKCPLCRTVIFMTPRTCAVSVTLNNIIQKNFPEEYAERKSEQDTLVHLGNESMPLFVMDVIIPCQKLSLHIFEPRYRLMVRRIMEGNHRMGMVALDSATGSPVDVACEVEITECDPLPDGRFVLELESHRRCRIVKAWDQDGYRVAEVEWVTDIPPQSDQEKADLRELTTSAASFARSWLERAREAARQGDRRRLETLLIVESMMPTPQDPERFSFWLATLTDRRPSERLELLRLQDTGERIRRGLIYLRSVERGCTMQ; encoded by the exons ATGTCGCACGAAGAGTCTCTTCCGGCATTCACTTTGTTCGGTTTGGATGATGTCGAAAACTATGGTCTG GTCAGTGAAGCTGACAATTCATTGCCTTTGGACATACACAATCAGGTGTTTCAACTTGTTGAGAAGGGAAACCAATCATTCAAAGATTCTCGCTTTGAAGAG gCGATTAGCAATTATTCAAAAGCCTATTCTATTAAGCCTCTTGACCCTATTGTTCTAAGCAATAGAAGTGCTGCTTATATAAG acttGGACAATATCTGAAGCAGAGATCTGCATCAGTTTCGGAATATACacctctgaacggttttgataTGTCGATACTTGGTGAA CTTGCTCTCAAGGATGCTGATAAGCTAATGAATCTCCAGAGCAGTTCAGTGAATTCATATACCACAAAGGCTTGTGCCCTCATGTTG CTAGAAAGATACGAGTTAGCACGTGACACTATCCTCTCCGGTCTACAGATTGATCCTTTTAG TTATCCTCTCCGATCCAATCTTCAGGAATTGGAGAAGGTCATGCCTACGTCGATGAGAAAGACACATGGAAAGGCTGAGAGGACTGATGACTTTGATTGCACCGTTTGCCTGAAACTGCTGTATGAACCTGCTACAACTCCATGTGGGCATACATTCTGCCGATCATGCCTCTTTCAGTCTATGGATCGTG GCAACAAATGTCCACTATGTCGAACTGTCATTTTTATGACTCCAAGAACATGCGCTGTCAG TGTGACATTGAATAACATCATACAAAAGAACTTCCCAGAGGAGTATGCCGAAAGGAAATCAGAGCAAGACACTCTGGTCCACTTAGGGAATGAAAGTATGCCTCTTTTTGTCATGGATGTGATCATCCCTTGTCAGAAGTTGTCTCTTCACATATTTGAACCAAGATATAGACTAATG GTGAGAAGAATAATGGAAGGAAACCATAGGATGGGAATG GTAGCTCTTGATTCTGCGACAGGTTCACCAGTGGATGTTGCTTGCGAAGTCGAAATCACAGA GTGTGATCCACTTCCTGATGGGCGTTTTGTCCTGGAG CTTGAAAGCCATAGAAGGTGTCGCATTGTAAAAGCTTGGGATCAAGATGG atATCGTGTTGCAGAGGTTGAATGGGTGACAGATATACCACCACAAAGCGACCAAGAGAAAGCAGAT CTGCGGGAACTGACGACTAGTGCAGCATCATTTGCTCGGTCATGGCTAGAGAGAGCAAGGGAAGCAGCTAGACAAGGAG ACAGAAGAAGACTTGAAACACTTCTAATTGTTGAATCTATGATGCCTACACCTCAAGATCCAGAGCGCTTCAGTTTCTGG CTTGCGACATTAACAGATAGGAGACCTTCAGAAAGATTGGAACTACTTCGGCTTCAGGATACTGGAGAG AGAATAAGGCGCGGGTTGATATATCTTCGGTCAGTAGAACGAGGATGCACAATGCAATGA
- the LOC125587063 gene encoding ATPase 2, plasma membrane-type-like, with protein MDYSCQELQDDMWLDVWASAVSPSSRYWAGLRPGLVKGNPKSRSWSFVERPGALLMIAFLIAQLVATLIAVYANWEFAEVRGIGWGWAGVIWLYSIITYFPLDILKFAIRYILSGKAWLNMTENRTALTTKKDFGKEEREAQWAVSQRTLHGLQPKEPVHIIPEQGTYRELSEIAEQAKRRAEIARLRELHTLKGHVESVAKLKGLDIETPGHYTV; from the exons ATGGATTATTCTTgtcaagagcttcaagatgATATGTGGCTAGACGTCTG GGCTTCGGccgtctctccatcttctaggtattgggccggtcttaGACCGGGCCTGGTTAAAGGCAATCCAAAATCAAGGAGTTGGTCCTTTGTTGAACGTCCTGGAGCATTGCTGATGATTGCTTTCCTCATTGCACAACTT GTTGCCACTTTGATTGCGGTCTACGCCAACTGGGAGTTCGCAGAGGTTAGAGGTATTGGATGGGGATGGGCTGGAGTGATATGGCTATACAGTATTATAACATACTTCCCACTGGACATTCTCAAGTTTGCCATTCGCTACATCTTGAGTGGAAAGGCTTGGCTCAACATGACTGAGAACAGGACGGCTTTAACGACCAAGAAAGATTTCGGAAAAGAAGAGAGGGAGGCTCAATGGGCTGTTTCTCAGAGGACACTTCACGGTTTGCAGCCAAAAGAACCTGTTCACATCATTCCTGAGCAAGGAACTTACAGAGAATTGTCTGAGATTGCTGAGCAAGCCAAGAGAAGAGCTGAGATCGCTAG GCTAAGGGAGCTGCACACACTCAAGGGACATGTGGAATCAGTAGCGAAGCTAAAGGGCTTGGACATTGAAACTCCAGGCCACTACACTGTCTAG